In Desulfomonile tiedjei, the following proteins share a genomic window:
- the gmk gene encoding guanylate kinase — translation MKEGRLFVISAPSGAGKSTLIERLRALSPDLAYSISCTTRQPRGDEKDGIHYYFLSRDRFETMIRNDEFLEFKEVHGNFYGTPAEPVAEVLKRGGSIILDIDVMGALEVFKRVRNAVGVFISAPDMEALEKRLRARGTDSEASIQTRMRNAVREIEIGSSFQYQIVNDDLERAVKDLASIIRKESGLS, via the coding sequence ATGAAAGAAGGCAGACTTTTCGTAATTTCAGCCCCTTCGGGGGCCGGCAAATCCACCCTGATCGAAAGGCTGAGGGCACTTTCCCCTGACCTGGCATATTCGATCTCATGCACCACCCGCCAACCGCGAGGAGACGAGAAGGACGGCATCCATTATTACTTCCTGTCTCGAGACAGGTTCGAGACGATGATAAGAAATGACGAGTTTCTGGAGTTCAAAGAAGTGCACGGCAATTTCTACGGTACGCCTGCCGAGCCGGTGGCCGAGGTGCTGAAACGCGGAGGGAGCATCATCCTGGACATTGACGTGATGGGTGCATTAGAGGTTTTCAAGCGAGTCCGAAACGCGGTCGGCGTTTTCATTAGTGCGCCTGACATGGAGGCCCTGGAGAAGAGGCTCCGCGCGAGGGGCACGGATTCGGAAGCATCCATACAGACTCGCATGAGAAATGCCGTCCGGGAAATAGAAATTGGAAGCAGCTTTCAGTACCAAATAGTCAACGATGATTTGGAGAGGGCGGTCAAGGACCTGGCTTCGATTATCCGAAAAGAATCCGGTCTTTCTTAG
- a CDS encoding trypsin-like peptidase domain-containing protein produces the protein MNRPESLCPKVVALFTAFVCILAGCTLGFAADAVSPRNPPPRGGWPDLPELIKELTPVVVNISIERHILQNSSTEPPPLFRSRPGYFEDQSRPKDRLQSDSVGSGFFCDTAGSVVTNAHVVEGASKILVTLSSGKVVAAKIVAIHPKMDLAMLKITPPHQVQKARVADSSAVKVGEWVLAVGNPYGLGASWSQGIISGKSRFLGLGPDDNFIQTDAAINPGNSGGPLFNMAGEVIGVNTAIIAAGKGIGFSIPSNYLTELINGPKNAEASLRGWLGIYVEDVTPQQALRLGLEPPRGTYVDEVLAATPASNAGLKKGDLILDADGVVVRNGRHLSRIIAGAKPGDLLKMTVLRGSKTSTVDVIIGRSPE, from the coding sequence ATGAACAGGCCTGAGAGCCTATGTCCAAAAGTTGTCGCTCTTTTCACCGCATTTGTGTGTATCCTCGCGGGGTGCACCCTCGGCTTTGCCGCGGATGCGGTCAGTCCCAGGAATCCTCCGCCACGCGGCGGATGGCCTGACCTTCCTGAGCTAATAAAGGAACTGACCCCTGTCGTTGTCAACATCTCCATCGAAAGGCATATCCTTCAGAATAGCTCCACTGAGCCCCCTCCTCTGTTCCGATCCCGACCGGGATATTTCGAAGATCAGTCCAGGCCGAAAGATAGGCTCCAATCGGACAGTGTGGGCAGCGGTTTCTTCTGTGACACGGCAGGAAGCGTTGTAACCAATGCGCACGTCGTGGAAGGGGCCAGCAAAATACTCGTGACCCTTTCCTCCGGCAAGGTCGTTGCGGCAAAGATAGTCGCTATCCATCCCAAGATGGACCTGGCTATGCTCAAGATCACTCCGCCGCATCAGGTGCAAAAGGCCCGAGTAGCGGATTCTTCCGCGGTCAAAGTGGGAGAATGGGTCTTGGCCGTCGGAAACCCGTACGGACTCGGGGCTAGTTGGAGCCAGGGCATCATCAGCGGTAAGAGCCGATTCCTTGGCCTCGGTCCGGACGACAACTTCATACAAACTGACGCGGCCATAAATCCGGGCAACTCTGGAGGCCCGCTCTTCAACATGGCCGGAGAAGTCATCGGCGTCAATACGGCAATCATCGCGGCAGGAAAAGGTATAGGGTTTTCCATTCCTTCCAATTATCTCACCGAACTGATCAACGGGCCCAAGAACGCGGAGGCCTCTCTTCGCGGGTGGCTGGGCATATACGTTGAAGACGTGACCCCCCAGCAGGCTTTGAGGCTTGGATTGGAGCCGCCTCGCGGCACATATGTGGACGAAGTGTTGGCAGCGACTCCAGCGTCCAACGCGGGGCTGAAAAAGGGTGACCTCATATTGGACGCTGATGGAGTTGTCGTCCGCAATGGGCGTCATTTGTCCAGGATAATTGCCGGAGCCAAACCTGGAGACCTCCTGAAAATGACGGTTTTGCGGGGAAGCAAGACCAGCACCGTGGACGTAATTATCGGAAGGTCCCCTGAGTAG